In the Nitrospirales bacterium LBB_01 genome, one interval contains:
- a CDS encoding response regulator — protein MKRSARIMVVEDDGITGSYIMDMLENLGYTVTSHEMTGDGAIERALLDKPDLILMDIRLHGKLDGIETAYEIGTHADIPIVYLTAHSDMAVVERAKVTQPFGYIIKPFNSKELHSNIEIALYRHSTEKKLKELNKKLEDEAAVSKNLQTQLQSSLNDLKQTKLLLETVANGITDEILLITKDYKILWANKTVQKETKNTPIGMRCYKLTHLRETPCQLPNTPCPVREYYRQGKPTPVTHIHYDSVSGKEIYVEVVVYPIANAFGEVDKFVHVSKDITERVAKEEEIRSLNKALEQKIQEEVSLREQEGRLLVQQSKLAAIGEMIGAIAHQWKQPLTGISLLVQGIKDSYKYEELTKEALDKTVDVILERIDFMSKTIYDFRYFLKPSKLTADFDMIDSIEDVLFMFGDMLSRSNIFVTLDKGKPSDSYVINGHENEFKHVILNLINNSRDAIVSMWENNMLDRTKKGEIKICLSNGDGRVRVSVRDNGGGIPDEIIDKVFEPYFSTKSDEEGTGIGLHMSKTIVESMGGSISCKNIDGGAEFKIKL, from the coding sequence TTGAAGCGCAGTGCACGGATAATGGTAGTTGAGGATGATGGAATAACCGGGTCATACATTATGGATATGCTGGAAAATTTAGGCTATACGGTAACCTCACACGAGATGACAGGAGATGGGGCCATAGAACGAGCGCTCCTGGATAAACCTGACCTGATTCTTATGGATATAAGACTGCATGGGAAACTGGACGGCATTGAAACAGCTTATGAGATAGGGACTCATGCAGATATTCCTATCGTGTATCTTACCGCTCACTCGGATATGGCAGTGGTAGAGCGGGCTAAAGTTACACAACCATTTGGCTACATAATAAAGCCGTTTAACAGTAAAGAACTGCACTCTAACATTGAGATAGCGCTATATAGGCACAGTACGGAAAAGAAACTGAAAGAGTTAAATAAAAAGTTAGAGGATGAGGCAGCTGTAAGCAAGAACCTTCAAACACAACTACAGAGCTCTTTAAATGATCTGAAACAGACAAAGCTGCTGCTGGAAACGGTTGCAAACGGCATTACAGATGAGATACTCCTTATTACAAAAGATTATAAGATATTATGGGCAAATAAAACCGTGCAAAAAGAAACAAAGAACACGCCAATAGGAATGCGTTGTTATAAGCTGACACATCTTCGGGAAACACCCTGCCAATTACCTAATACTCCATGCCCTGTAAGGGAATATTACAGGCAAGGGAAACCGACGCCGGTTACTCACATTCATTATGACAGTGTAAGCGGCAAAGAGATTTATGTTGAGGTTGTGGTGTATCCTATTGCAAATGCGTTTGGAGAAGTGGATAAGTTTGTTCACGTATCTAAAGACATAACTGAAAGAGTAGCCAAAGAGGAGGAAATACGCTCTCTTAATAAGGCTCTGGAGCAAAAGATTCAGGAGGAGGTATCTTTAAGAGAGCAGGAGGGACGGCTCTTAGTGCAACAATCAAAACTGGCGGCAATTGGCGAGATGATTGGCGCCATAGCTCATCAGTGGAAACAACCCCTAACCGGTATTTCCTTGCTGGTGCAGGGAATAAAGGATTCATATAAATATGAGGAGTTAACTAAGGAGGCGCTTGATAAAACTGTTGACGTTATTTTGGAACGAATAGATTTTATGTCAAAAACCATTTACGATTTCAGGTATTTTCTAAAACCCTCAAAGCTTACGGCCGATTTTGATATGATAGATTCAATAGAAGATGTACTATTTATGTTTGGCGATATGCTAAGCAGATCAAATATATTTGTCACACTTGACAAGGGTAAACCCTCTGACAGTTACGTAATAAATGGACACGAAAACGAATTTAAACACGTAATTTTGAATTTGATCAACAACTCCCGTGATGCCATAGTTTCAATGTGGGAAAATAATATGTTGGACAGGACGAAAAAAGGAGAGATAAAGATTTGTCTTTCAAATGGCGACGGCAGGGTTAGAGTGTCAGTCAGAGACAATGGCGGCGGAATTCCTGATGAGATTATTGACAAGGTATTCGAGCCCTACTTTTCAACCAAATCAGATGAGGAAGGGACAGGTATAGGGCTGCATATGAGCAAAACAATAGTTGAAAGCATGGGCGGCAGTATTTCATGCAAAAACATAGACGGTGGAGCTGAGTTTAAAATAAAGCTATGA
- a CDS encoding PAS domain S-box protein, with protein sequence MMINLLRHAQGLLKKRIKYRPLVFAYIIICLTSIGITINWTKETTLQNLHVNAMDSLNVYDKYLTDKMRNYIVQAEILAGNQMVIEFCKHPTDAAVMNEYLSRFNDSVGGAVAYIMNTDGRTVSSSNYKSPQSFIGKNYNFREYFQSAVKGQPDRYIAIGTTSKAPGYYSAYPVINGKTIVGVVVIKYDLNVFEPEIDQINGILLLVDENDVVFLSNDNSYRFHTVKQLSDEVIQKIKVAKQYGTEPLPPIPIIKTTKKDNLIILTIRKRDAIKNKDVDAEYLFESAHSDKDDWHIHLLVGLSEVNSIILRNCLYVFLAMTVVFLIGVIMFMQSLNIMRRNRHEIEIKKINEALENKVKERTIELKDYNLQLQNEITERKAAEDAVKAAIVEREKLFNELQLSEQKYRQLVELSSEGIWSLDKNAITTFVNPAMAQMLGFTVEEMLGKPLFDFMDEAAIERTKVNVDFVHNGTTKKVENTHIHKDGRTIHVFVSAVPAMDQNGDIQGSFAVVTDITKRKEADEALKISFLEKKLLLRELHHRVKNNLQLIAALIGLQLKHVTDETYREMFIESQNRVHSISLIHEKLYNSENLAEIDFNNYISTLASDIITSLSADTSTINLKLDIVKNVTVGVDIATPCGLIINELLTNALKHAFKDGRYDCEISISLRVFEDKFVLTISDNGNGIAKDLDIGKTKSVGLQIVSVLVRQLRGTIEFDRTNGTKVTIIFRKSEDVIS encoded by the coding sequence ATGATGATAAACCTACTGAGACACGCTCAGGGACTGTTAAAGAAGCGTATAAAATACCGTCCTCTTGTTTTTGCGTATATAATTATTTGTCTGACATCAATTGGAATTACCATAAACTGGACAAAAGAAACAACGCTACAGAATCTACACGTTAATGCTATGGATAGCTTAAATGTATATGATAAATACTTGACGGATAAAATGAGAAATTACATTGTACAGGCAGAAATATTAGCAGGAAATCAAATGGTCATAGAATTTTGCAAGCATCCAACTGACGCTGCGGTAATGAATGAATACTTATCAAGGTTTAATGACTCAGTTGGTGGCGCCGTAGCCTATATAATGAATACAGACGGGCGCACAGTTTCCTCAAGCAATTATAAATCACCGCAAAGTTTTATCGGTAAAAATTATAACTTCAGGGAATATTTCCAAAGTGCTGTTAAAGGGCAGCCGGATAGATATATCGCTATCGGCACTACGTCAAAAGCTCCAGGCTACTACTCCGCATATCCTGTCATAAACGGTAAAACAATAGTCGGCGTTGTTGTGATTAAATACGACTTGAATGTATTTGAGCCCGAGATTGACCAAATCAATGGGATATTGCTTCTGGTAGATGAAAATGATGTAGTTTTCCTCAGCAATGATAACAGCTACAGGTTCCACACGGTTAAGCAACTATCTGACGAAGTTATACAAAAAATAAAGGTCGCTAAGCAGTATGGCACAGAGCCACTGCCTCCCATTCCGATAATAAAAACAACCAAAAAGGATAATCTGATAATATTAACAATTCGCAAAAGAGATGCCATAAAAAATAAAGATGTTGATGCTGAATACCTTTTTGAGTCAGCACACAGTGACAAGGACGATTGGCACATACATTTACTTGTCGGACTTTCTGAGGTAAACAGCATAATCTTAAGAAATTGTTTATATGTATTTTTAGCTATGACTGTTGTATTTCTTATCGGAGTAATTATGTTTATGCAGTCGCTTAATATAATGAGGCGTAATAGACATGAAATTGAAATAAAGAAAATAAATGAAGCACTGGAGAATAAAGTTAAAGAAAGAACTATTGAGCTTAAAGACTATAATCTACAGCTTCAAAATGAGATAACTGAACGTAAAGCTGCCGAGGATGCTGTAAAAGCAGCTATTGTTGAAAGAGAAAAACTGTTTAACGAATTACAACTCAGCGAGCAAAAATATCGTCAGCTTGTAGAGCTTTCTTCTGAGGGTATATGGTCTCTTGATAAAAACGCTATTACCACATTTGTTAATCCTGCAATGGCACAGATGCTTGGGTTTACTGTGGAGGAGATGTTAGGAAAGCCGCTGTTTGATTTTATGGATGAAGCAGCTATTGAGAGGACTAAAGTAAACGTTGATTTTGTACACAACGGGACAACAAAAAAAGTAGAGAACACACACATACACAAAGATGGAAGAACAATTCATGTATTTGTTTCTGCTGTGCCGGCTATGGATCAAAATGGAGACATCCAAGGGTCTTTTGCTGTTGTAACAGACATCACTAAACGCAAAGAGGCTGACGAAGCGCTGAAAATATCCTTTTTAGAAAAAAAGCTTCTGCTAAGGGAACTGCATCACAGGGTAAAAAACAATCTACAGTTGATTGCCGCTCTTATTGGTCTTCAGCTTAAACATGTTACGGATGAAACATATAGAGAAATGTTTATAGAAAGCCAAAACAGGGTACACTCTATCTCTTTAATTCATGAAAAACTATATAACTCAGAAAATCTTGCTGAGATTGATTTCAATAACTATATATCAACTCTCGCCTCTGATATTATCACCTCGTTAAGCGCCGATACAAGCACAATTAACTTAAAACTGGATATTGTTAAAAATGTCACAGTTGGCGTAGATATTGCAACCCCATGCGGGTTAATAATAAATGAACTCCTTACGAATGCTTTAAAACATGCTTTTAAAGATGGCAGATACGACTGTGAAATAAGCATATCGCTTAGAGTGTTTGAAGATAAGTTTGTATTAACCATATCTGATAACGGCAACGGGATTGCTAAAGACTTAGACATTGGGAAAACCAAAAGTGTGGGACTGCAAATAGTCTCAGTGCTTGTCAGACAACTAAGAGGCACAATAGAGTTTGACAGAACAAACGGGACAAAGGTTACAATTATATTTAGGAAATCAGAAGATGTGATTAGCTGA
- a CDS encoding PAS domain S-box protein has protein sequence MKTFPKTISILLSISVVPLIVTSVISYNTTKTAITDHVYNKLNSIANIQKHRIESKLDRSRDILNLIASRPPMCTALVRYMKTGEKSQQEIVTEVLSEAKSVLADVRDISILNTDGKVAASTNASYNGRDLSSEDYFIRGRRGYSMDVFSSDKGEVVHYLSCPLIHGDRIVGVLVVESSFNPFLEITDDYEGLRTTGETLIAKKDKNGDALYLVPLRFDKEAALRKIISRGRTELPVTQALLGNELTLYNSVDYRGKHVLSATRYIKETDWGLVVKIDSDEVFSDLIDLRNKYIVITLFIALIVIIISYFASRSINTSVKKIEKLFENMSVGYAYCKMIYDKNGNPVDFVHLDVNSAFERLTWLKKKDVIGKKISEIFPNAKYDNPDLISVFGSVATAGISVQYELYSTQLKIWIHNNVYCPQKGYFAAILTDITGRKNLENIIKESEEKYRLFFTHADDAIFLFDYETFEYIDANDAWCNLYGYSKEEMKGQLICNFCAEPVRCKETERCRKLAKLLESTASVRVTHRVHKRKDGSTFSVEMSVGRFSANGRDVLCSVARDITERIKTEETLKELMVCLEKRVADEVEKNRVKDQLMYEQSRHIAMGELLVNISHHWRQPLSGIGNVVQDIEDAYLHNELDGSYLSNSVSTVMTELTKLSNTINGFRNFYKTEHELKEFDIADCVNNTLSLIEAYFKLKGIAIVKELQEGLTICLYPNEFAQVILNLLTNAKDAFDACDITEPTVHIKAYDVSGKIIVTVTNNGNEIPKEIIGKIFDPYFTTKEKTSGTGLGLYISKIYVEKSMKGALTVRNIDGGCEFKIEL, from the coding sequence ATGAAGACGTTTCCAAAGACAATCAGTATATTGCTCTCAATATCAGTGGTGCCGCTTATTGTAACAAGTGTTATCTCGTACAATACCACAAAGACTGCTATTACAGATCATGTTTATAATAAATTAAACTCCATAGCCAATATCCAAAAACACAGGATTGAAAGTAAGTTAGACCGTAGCAGGGATATTCTAAATCTCATAGCAAGCAGGCCGCCAATGTGTACGGCTTTAGTTCGTTATATGAAAACTGGCGAAAAATCACAGCAGGAGATTGTTACAGAAGTCCTCTCTGAAGCAAAGTCAGTTCTTGCCGACGTCAGAGATATATCAATATTAAACACAGATGGCAAAGTGGCTGCCTCAACTAACGCATCGTATAACGGCAGGGACCTTTCAAGTGAAGACTATTTTATCAGGGGCAGGCGCGGGTATTCAATGGATGTGTTTTCCTCTGATAAAGGTGAAGTCGTTCATTATCTATCCTGCCCTCTGATACATGGGGACAGGATAGTGGGTGTGTTAGTGGTAGAGTCCTCATTTAATCCTTTCCTGGAAATTACAGATGATTATGAAGGACTTAGAACAACAGGCGAGACGTTGATTGCAAAGAAAGATAAAAATGGCGATGCGCTATATTTGGTGCCACTGCGGTTTGATAAAGAGGCTGCATTAAGAAAAATAATATCCAGAGGTAGAACAGAACTACCCGTTACACAGGCACTGCTTGGCAATGAGTTGACACTTTACAATTCAGTGGATTACAGAGGAAAACACGTATTATCTGCAACCCGGTATATCAAAGAAACTGATTGGGGATTAGTCGTTAAGATAGACTCTGATGAGGTATTTTCCGATCTCATTGATTTGCGTAATAAGTATATCGTCATTACATTATTTATCGCTCTAATAGTAATAATCATTTCTTATTTTGCATCCCGCTCAATTAACACCTCAGTAAAAAAGATTGAAAAATTATTCGAAAATATGAGCGTAGGATATGCTTACTGTAAGATGATTTACGATAAAAATGGTAATCCGGTTGACTTTGTGCATTTAGACGTCAACTCAGCTTTTGAAAGACTAACCTGGTTAAAGAAAAAGGATGTTATCGGCAAAAAAATCAGTGAAATATTTCCCAATGCAAAATATGATAACCCGGATTTAATAAGCGTTTTTGGCAGTGTTGCAACAGCCGGAATTTCAGTACAATATGAGTTATATTCAACGCAGCTGAAAATATGGATCCATAACAATGTTTATTGTCCACAAAAAGGATATTTTGCTGCAATACTGACTGATATTACCGGACGAAAGAATTTGGAAAACATAATTAAGGAAAGTGAAGAAAAATATAGACTATTTTTTACTCATGCCGACGACGCCATATTTCTTTTTGATTACGAGACATTTGAATACATTGACGCAAATGACGCATGGTGCAATCTGTATGGCTATAGCAAAGAGGAGATGAAGGGGCAATTAATATGCAATTTCTGTGCAGAACCTGTAAGATGTAAAGAAACTGAAAGATGTAGGAAATTGGCAAAATTATTAGAAAGTACGGCAAGCGTAAGGGTAACTCACAGGGTTCATAAGCGAAAGGACGGTTCAACGTTTTCAGTTGAAATGAGTGTCGGGCGCTTTAGTGCTAACGGGCGTGATGTGCTCTGTTCTGTGGCAAGGGATATTACAGAGCGAATAAAGACAGAAGAGACGTTAAAAGAATTAATGGTATGTCTTGAAAAACGGGTAGCGGATGAGGTTGAAAAAAACCGTGTGAAAGACCAGCTGATGTATGAGCAATCTCGGCATATTGCAATGGGTGAGCTTCTGGTTAATATCTCTCACCACTGGCGGCAGCCGCTTAGCGGCATTGGTAACGTGGTGCAAGACATAGAGGACGCATACCTTCACAATGAATTAGATGGCAGCTATTTAAGCAACAGCGTTTCAACCGTGATGACTGAGCTTACAAAACTGTCAAACACGATAAATGGTTTCAGAAACTTTTATAAGACTGAACATGAGCTAAAGGAGTTTGACATTGCCGATTGTGTAAATAACACGCTGTCGCTTATCGAGGCGTATTTTAAACTGAAAGGCATTGCTATCGTAAAGGAGTTACAAGAGGGTTTGACAATTTGTCTTTATCCAAATGAATTTGCTCAGGTTATCCTTAATCTTTTAACCAACGCTAAGGATGCGTTTGATGCCTGTGACATAACAGAGCCTACGGTGCATATCAAGGCATACGATGTATCAGGCAAAATAATAGTAACCGTTACAAACAATGGCAACGAGATACCAAAAGAGATAATCGGCAAAATCTTTGATCCATACTTTACAACCAAAGAAAAAACAAGCGGAACCGGACTTGGATTGTATATTTCAAAAATCTATGTTGAAAAAAGTATGAAAGGCGCGCTTACGGTAAGAAACATAGACGGCGGCTGTGAGTTTAAAATAGAATTATGA